From a single Miscanthus floridulus cultivar M001 chromosome 8, ASM1932011v1, whole genome shotgun sequence genomic region:
- the LOC136473702 gene encoding uncharacterized protein: MKAEKAAVAPAGAGAGGGGDEWRCRKHPAARSGGGVCPYCLRDRLLRLCPNCAHVRPCACAASPSSSSSASGDAVGRVHSLIEREHRIARSRSVATGSSAAFAARSVAPAASGAGGRRKARVWGWPPFWKAAAREGGAELELEEEEEDEDEGLGLPRSSSVSATAVEAKTAAAAARARARWGWHFPSPLKAFRHRRSSASVAGRT, from the coding sequence ATGAAGGCGGAGAAGGCAGCGGTGGCCCCGGCCGGCGCAGGCGCAGGCGGAGGCGGCGACGAATGGAGGTGCCGGAAGCACCCTGCCGCGAGATCCGGCGGCGGGGTGTGCCCGTACTGCCTCCGGGACCGCCTCCTCCGGCTCTGCCCCAACTGCGCGCACGTGCGGCCGTGCGCCTGCGCCGCGTccccgtcgtcctcctcctcggcctccggCGACGCGGTCGGCCGCGTCCACAGCCTCATCGAGCGGGAGCACCGGATCGCGCGCTCCAGGTCCGTGGCCACGGGCTCCTCCGCCGCGTTCGCCGCCCGCTCCGTGGCGCCCGCCGCCTCCggggccggcgggaggcggaaggCGCGGGTCTGGGGGTGGCCGCCGTTCTGGAAGGCCGCGGCGCGGGAGGGGGGCgcggagctggagctggaggaggaggaggaggacgaggacgaggggcTGGGGCTGCCGCGCTCCAGCTCCGTGTCCGCCACGGCGGTGGAGGCGAAGACCGCAGCCGCGgcagcgcgggcgcgggcgcggtgggGGTGGCACTTCCCGAGCCCACTCAAGGCGTTCCGGCACCGCAGGTCGTCGGCGAGCGTGGCGGGGCGGACGTGA